GAAGCCAACGGGAATACTGGCAGATAGTTTTGTGAACTGAGCTAATAAGGAAAAAGTAACCCAACAAACATATACTTCAGACCTGACCTTTCAAACACTGGAAGAATATTTCCTAGTTTCTCTGGCACTCCTCACAATGTAATGGCCACAGACAGGAGGCAGACTGAAGTTTAATTGACTTTAACCATCTTTAATGTTCTTAaggtttcttcatctttaatgtttcttcttgttttctccaGTCTAGAGTGACAATCTGTAGACCAGTCAACCCAGCCCAAGTCTgagcatttgccaatttcttttatttgaggggagggtaaagggggacagagggagaaggagggaatcccaagcaggctccatgcccagtgcggagcccacgggaggctccatctcacgaccctgagatcaggaactgaaccaaaatcaagagtcggacgcttcacCGACAGAACCGCCCAAGCACCCCctgatttgtccatttctgtggtgtaaagACTCCCACTATGTTTTAAAGCTTGCACAACTGGGAAGACTTTGTGTATCATTACACAAGACAGATCTGAGAGatgtaaataacttttaaagCGTAGGTAACAGCAAACTGGCCAAAAAAATAGAAGGCAGTGAATTTTGAGTCCGTATTAGCTTTTTTAAAAcgtgatttattttattgtaagttgttatcatttcatttttcatgatgGCTGCACTTAACAACCCTCTTGAAAGAATTTCTGAGACACCAACAGCTGGCTCTCCTGAGAGAGGTTAGCTCCCGCTCAGCCCGGACACCTGTGTCTCCCTGTCCTAGGTCGGCTTGGGAAGCCACAAATCACGCAGAGTTTAATGACGTCTCTGAACAGCACCTGCTATGTCACCTTGACGTGCTCcgtggagaaggaagaagggaacgTCACGTACAGTTGGAGTCCTCTGGGGGAGACGGGGAATGTCATTCGGATCTCCCGGACCCCCGACAGCCAGGAGCTGACTTACACGTGCACAGCCCAGAACCCCATCAGCAACAGCTCGGACTCCATCTCTGCCCAGCAGCTCTGTGCAGGTGACCGGCGCCGTCCGGCTCCCCTGCAGTCTCCAAGACCCACTCGGAAGAGCGGCCTCAACTGGgccttgtttccttgtttcccCGGGGGGGTGCCCCTCCCTTAGGCCAGGCCTGGTCCGCAGGGGCATCTCCTCCCAGGAGGGCCTGGAAAAGAGGCCAGAGCTGTCTGAGATAGGCCGGGTGTTTGCGGTGTTCTGAGGCAGCCCCTGCTTGGCCCTCTGACTGTTTCTAACGCTGACTTTGAATACCAGAAAGTCCAGTTTCCCTTGGAGCTGTGGCACTCCCCCGGCGGGCACCCCTTTTGACAGTGTCCCTGAGTGTGGCCAAGTCTCActgtctcttctgtttccagaCACTGCAACAGGTCTCCGTTCTCGCCACACCGGGCTGCTGAGCGGGCTGGCCGGGCTCTTTCTGTTTATACTCATCGTGCCTTTGGTGCTTTTGTTCCTTTTGCGCAAACGAGGAGAAGGTAGGATTTCTCCAGAAGGTAAAATGTGGAAATACACCTTCCTTCTTTCCGGGATGGGAGTCATCTATCCAAGGTGGGGTAGAGAGGTGCCTTGTTCTGGGGAGTCTGCCTTCCTCCAATCCGCACTCCCGCACCCTCTCCGGAGTGCTGACCCCTGGACGCCAGTGCTCTGAGTGGGCTCCGGAATCCGCTCCTGCTGCCATCAGTATCTGGTGGGCCCAGAACGTGGGTGTGAGTTCACTACTGCCACGGAGGAGCTGTGCTTCACGACTGtgtctttccttctctggctCAGTCTCTCACATGTAAAATGAGATTCGAACTATAGGGTATCCTGACTCACTTCCAATTCCTCCACATTTTGACTTTGGAGAGTCCCTGACGGACATGTACTAACTTTTCATTCCATGGACGTCACTAGATCCCTCTGGATCCCTCTGGATCCTTCTGTAATTGTGCCATTTGCAATGCAGAAAACCTAATCTTGGGCCCCCTCAAGGATCATTATGCCCTCCTATTCCTCCTCCCCCCACGATCTCCCCAAATCTTCCTTTCCCCCCAGTCACAGTAACAAGCCTGGGTGTAGAGAGCTCCACCTCTGTTTCCATGTTCCTGACTCTCCTTTGGGTCTGATTCCTCAGGTTCCTTCTTGAAGCCCTTCAGTAAGAACTCTGGTAAGTTCTCGGCCACGAGTTTCCACGGATGACAACTGAGAGTGATGAGTTCACGGCAGATGTGTTAGACTCAGCTTCTGTTTCGTGGAGGTCTGGGCCGAAGGTCCCAGCTTGACCATTTATCTGCTATGAGTGATCTGTCACCACAAGCCTCAGTTTTGTCAGTGGTAAAACAGACATACATACGTATTCACGGGATTAAATGGAATTACCCACATTAAGTACTTGGCCTAGAGCCTGGTGCATAGTAAGAACTCAGTAAATATCAGCACGATGCATACAACTGACCATCCAGCCTTGGCATGGAAGGAGGCTTTCCAGGGCAGAGAATTTAACTCAAATGCAAGCGATGGGGAGAAGTCCCGTAACCTGACTCAGGCCGTAGGTATCTTCAGGGTTCCTCCAAGAGACCTCTGTCTCCAATCCCTCACGGTCTCTTGGGAAGGAAGCAGTGCTACTTTTTTCATCTACCAATGAGATGACAGAGAGTGGCCCGGCTGACTCTCTTGGCGAGTCGGAGGTAGGGTCTGGGACAGGACTTGCCTCTGTGTGCCACTCAGCTCGCTGCTATTTGTGGATATGTTGGTGCCCTgaaacagctctttttttttttttaaagattttatttatttatcagagagagagggggagagagcgagcacaggcagacagaatggcaggcggaggcagagggagaagcaggctccccgctgag
The window above is part of the Mustela erminea isolate mMusErm1 chromosome 17, mMusErm1.Pri, whole genome shotgun sequence genome. Proteins encoded here:
- the CD84 gene encoding SLAM family member 5 isoform X2, whose protein sequence is MAQRYLWILLLCLQTCLGADRSDTDVVTLIGILGELVTFPLNIEKSQQVVNIVWNSETSVAFITPGDAGAAPKVTVTHQNYNDRINVSSQNYNLEISNLRMEDSGIYKADINTKTFEGVFTTTRRFNLQVFRRLGKPQITQSLMTSLNSTCYVTLTCSVEKEEGNVTYSWSPLGETGNVIRISRTPDSQELTYTCTAQNPISNSSDSISAQQLCADTATGLRSRHTGLLSGLAGLFLFILIVPLVLLFLLRKRGEGRISPEVTVTSLGVESSTSVSMFLTLLWV